Genomic window ([Eubacterium] hominis):
GATACCTAAGGTAATGCTTTGAAAGCTTCCTTGAAATACCAGTAAAGATAAGCCACTGATCACAAGCATCAAAGCCAACGTAATTTTGCGAATTTCATTTCCCTGTGCTTTATCAATCATCTTTACTCACCGCCTTCCACAATAAATAGAAATTGGCTCCAATGGCATACGCAAGCAATACCAGTAAAAAAACCGGTGCGCTATGAAGCTTTTCATCCAGCCAGACTCCCGCTAAGACGCAAAGAATACAGCTGATTAATAATGTCATAGTAAAGCGTATCGCTTTTTGGACATCTTTCATTATTTTGTTCCGAAAATTCGATCTCCGGCATCACCCAAACCTGGAATGATATACCCATGTTCATTCAGTTTTTCATCTAATGATGCCAAATAAATATCAACTTCAGGATGTGCTTTCTCTACTGCTTTTACACCTTCTGGTGCACCAACCAGACAAACTAGGCGAATATTTTTAGCGCCTTGTTTCTTTACCATGTCGATGGCAGCAATTGCACTTCCTCCTGTTGCTAACATTGGATCAACAATCATGACAATTGCATCCTTCACAGCCTTTGGATACTTTTCAAAGTACGTATGAGGTTCTAATGTTTCTTCATCACGATACAACCCAATATGTGCAATTTTTACCGTAGGAATCAGATTACAGATACCATTTACCATACCTAAACCTGCACGCAGGATTGGTACCAAAACGATTTCCTTTTCCATTTCATACGTCTTACACGTAGCAACCGGTG
Coding sequences:
- a CDS encoding AtpZ/AtpI family protein, which produces MKDVQKAIRFTMTLLISCILCVLAGVWLDEKLHSAPVFLLVLLAYAIGANFYLLWKAVSKDD
- the upp gene encoding uracil phosphoribosyltransferase; translated protein: MLKVLKHPLITHKLTQMRNKNCGTKDFRQNLDEIAGLMAYEITRDIPLKEVEIETPVATCKTYEMEKEIVLVPILRAGLGMVNGICNLIPTVKIAHIGLYRDEETLEPHTYFEKYPKAVKDAIVMIVDPMLATGGSAIAAIDMVKKQGAKNIRLVCLVGAPEGVKAVEKAHPEVDIYLASLDEKLNEHGYIIPGLGDAGDRIFGTK